A genomic window from Polaribacter gangjinensis includes:
- the thrA gene encoding bifunctional aspartate kinase/homoserine dehydrogenase I has translation MKHDLPFIIIPTFTTESGTEFQNIELSYQLFGQQLGTAPVVLVNHALTGNSNVAGENGWWSDIIGDEKTIDTLKYTILTFNIPGNGFDGFVIDDYKSFIARDIARIFLIGLKELQINQLFALIGGSLGGGIAWEMVVLNTKLTQHFIPVATDWKSTDWLIANCQIQEQFLVNSNNPVHDARMHAMLCYRTPESFKKRFQRSKNENSNIFNVESWLLHHGKKLQERYQLSSYKLMNQLLKSIDVTNNGKIPIKILDTIEANIHIIGVDSDLFFTADENRETHRKLALTKANVTYNEINSEHGHDAFLIEYDQLQKIIEPIFNKDYRAKKMKVVKFGGKSLANETGLPYAIDIILDKIKQKEKFTIVVSARGNTTDELEAILEKAAAKKDYQNDFEKLQAYQSAPNLTVDFSSEFNKLKSIFEGVSLLGDYSEKIKDEVLAHGELLSVKLLASLLENQGIPVAIVDARKLIITDENFGNAQPLKTVSKENVVQFFKENSKTLNLVTGFIASNQKNETTTLGRNGSNYTAALLANFLDADELQNYTHVNGIFTANPELVADAKKIEQLSFSEANELANFGANILHAKTIIPLLEKNINLRILNTFNKEDKGTLITSESDAKGIKSISTITNVCLLNFEGRGLLGKVGVDARIFKTLSAKNISVSIISQGSSERGIGFVIEENKAEEAVKALENEFESDFYSQDVNQISIIKNVAVISIIGQDLSEFHHPFNALIKNQIIPLLFNNTITGKNVSIVVKKEQLHKAVNVIHGQVFGVSKKVNIAIFGKGLVGSTLINQILENSASILERRKIQLNVFAVANSKKILLNKSGVSTNWEQELATNGNENASIIDVINFAKTHHLENLIAVDNTASADFVKQYIPLIEAGFDLVSCNKIANTLSFDFYKKLRSKLKEYKKQYLYETNVGAGLPLIDTIRLLHESGENITRIRGVFSGTLSYLFNTFSAEEISFSNVLQDAISKGFTEPDPRDDLGGVDVARKLLILARELDLENELDEVDVQNLIPENLRGGTATDFINNLALLNDEYQTLKNNQKPNHVLRYIGDLSGDLSQEKGILEVKLVSVSKNSPLGSLKGSDAIFEIYTESYGAQPIVIQGAGAGAKVTARGVFGDILRLAKNNN, from the coding sequence GTGAAGCACGATTTGCCTTTTATCATCATTCCAACTTTCACTACAGAAAGTGGCACTGAATTTCAAAATATTGAATTGAGCTACCAATTATTTGGGCAGCAATTGGGTACTGCGCCTGTGGTTTTAGTAAATCATGCATTGACAGGAAATAGCAATGTTGCTGGCGAAAATGGTTGGTGGTCTGATATTATTGGTGATGAAAAAACGATTGATACGCTAAAATATACCATACTTACTTTCAATATTCCTGGAAATGGTTTTGACGGATTTGTAATTGACGATTATAAAAGTTTTATAGCAAGAGACATTGCTCGCATTTTTTTAATCGGATTGAAAGAGTTACAAATCAACCAACTTTTTGCCTTGATTGGAGGTTCGTTAGGTGGAGGAATTGCTTGGGAAATGGTGGTTTTAAATACCAAATTAACCCAACATTTTATTCCTGTTGCTACAGATTGGAAATCCACAGATTGGTTGATTGCCAATTGTCAAATTCAAGAACAATTTTTGGTGAATTCCAACAATCCTGTGCACGATGCAAGAATGCATGCCATGTTGTGCTACAGAACACCTGAATCTTTTAAAAAACGTTTTCAACGTTCTAAAAATGAAAATTCAAACATATTTAATGTAGAAAGTTGGTTATTGCATCATGGTAAAAAATTGCAAGAACGCTATCAATTGTCTTCTTATAAATTGATGAATCAGTTGTTAAAATCAATTGATGTAACCAATAATGGAAAAATTCCGATAAAAATTTTAGACACTATTGAGGCAAATATTCACATTATTGGTGTTGATTCTGACTTATTTTTTACGGCAGATGAAAACAGAGAAACGCATAGAAAATTGGCTTTGACAAAAGCAAATGTGACCTATAATGAAATCAATTCTGAACATGGTCATGATGCATTTTTAATAGAATACGACCAATTGCAAAAAATTATTGAACCTATTTTTAATAAAGATTACAGAGCTAAAAAAATGAAAGTTGTAAAATTCGGAGGAAAATCTTTAGCAAATGAAACTGGATTGCCTTATGCCATTGACATCATTCTTGATAAAATCAAACAAAAAGAAAAATTCACGATTGTCGTTTCTGCCAGAGGAAATACCACAGATGAATTGGAAGCCATTTTAGAAAAAGCAGCTGCAAAAAAAGACTATCAAAATGACTTTGAAAAACTGCAAGCTTATCAATCTGCTCCTAATTTAACTGTAGATTTTTCATCAGAATTCAACAAACTAAAAAGCATTTTTGAAGGCGTTTCTTTGTTGGGTGATTATAGTGAAAAAATAAAAGATGAAGTTTTGGCTCATGGAGAATTGCTTTCAGTAAAATTGTTGGCAAGTTTATTAGAAAATCAAGGAATTCCTGTTGCCATTGTTGATGCAAGAAAACTAATTATTACAGATGAAAATTTTGGAAATGCGCAACCTTTAAAAACAGTTTCCAAAGAAAATGTGGTACAATTTTTCAAAGAAAATTCAAAAACACTAAATCTTGTTACGGGTTTTATTGCGAGCAATCAAAAAAATGAAACCACTACTTTAGGTAGAAATGGCAGCAATTATACAGCTGCATTATTAGCGAATTTTTTAGATGCGGATGAATTGCAAAACTACACGCATGTCAACGGAATTTTCACTGCAAATCCTGAATTGGTTGCAGATGCCAAAAAAATCGAACAACTTTCTTTTTCAGAAGCAAATGAATTAGCCAATTTCGGAGCCAATATTTTGCATGCAAAAACCATCATTCCGTTATTAGAAAAAAACATCAATTTACGTATTTTAAATACGTTTAATAAAGAGGACAAAGGCACGTTAATCACCTCAGAAAGTGATGCAAAAGGCATCAAATCAATTTCCACGATTACCAATGTTTGTCTTTTGAATTTTGAAGGAAGAGGTTTGTTGGGAAAAGTAGGTGTTGATGCACGAATTTTTAAAACGTTGAGTGCAAAAAATATCAGTGTGAGCATCATTTCTCAAGGTTCTTCAGAAAGAGGAATTGGTTTTGTAATTGAAGAAAACAAAGCTGAAGAGGCTGTAAAGGCATTAGAAAATGAGTTTGAAAGTGATTTTTATTCGCAAGATGTCAATCAAATTTCAATTATCAAAAATGTAGCTGTTATTTCGATTATTGGTCAGGATTTGAGCGAATTTCATCATCCATTCAATGCGTTGATTAAAAATCAAATTATTCCGTTATTGTTCAACAATACCATCACAGGAAAAAATGTGAGTATTGTTGTGAAAAAAGAACAATTGCACAAAGCTGTCAATGTGATTCATGGACAAGTTTTTGGAGTTTCTAAAAAAGTGAACATCGCAATTTTTGGAAAAGGTTTGGTTGGAAGCACACTAATCAATCAAATTTTAGAAAATAGTGCTTCCATTTTAGAGAGAAGAAAAATTCAGTTGAATGTTTTTGCAGTAGCAAATTCTAAAAAAATACTGTTGAATAAATCAGGTGTTTCTACTAATTGGGAACAGGAATTAGCAACAAATGGTAATGAAAATGCGAGCATAATTGATGTCATTAATTTTGCAAAAACGCATCATTTAGAAAATTTAATTGCAGTTGATAACACTGCAAGTGCCGATTTTGTAAAGCAATATATTCCGTTGATTGAAGCTGGTTTTGATTTGGTTTCTTGCAATAAAATTGCGAATACATTATCCTTTGATTTTTATAAAAAATTACGCTCAAAATTAAAAGAATACAAAAAACAATATTTATACGAAACCAATGTTGGTGCAGGTTTACCTTTGATTGATACCATCAGATTATTGCACGAATCAGGAGAAAATATCACAAGAATTCGAGGTGTTTTTTCAGGAACTTTGAGCTATTTATTCAATACTTTTTCAGCAGAAGAAATTTCATTTTCGAATGTTTTACAAGATGCTATTTCTAAAGGATTTACAGAACCTGATCCAAGAGATGATTTAGGAGGTGTTGATGTGGCAAGAAAATTACTAATTTTAGCACGAGAATTGGATTTAGAAAACGAATTAGATGAAGTGGATGTTCAAAATCTTATTCCAGAAAATTTGAGAGGTGGAACTGCAACTGATTTTATCAATAATTTAGCGTTGTTGAATGATGAATATCAAACCTTAAAAAACAATCAAAAACCCAATCATGTATTGCGTTATATTGGTGATTTGAGTGGCGATCTATCACAAGAAAAAGGAATTTTAGAAGTGAAATTAGTCTCCGTTTCTAAAAATTCACCTTTAGGTTCATTGAAAGGTTCTGATGCTATTTTTGAAATTTACACAGAATCTTATGGAGCGCAACCCATTGTAATTCAAGGTGCTGGAGCAGGCGCAAAAGTCACTGCGAGAGGCGTTTTTGGAGATATTTTACGATTGGCAAAAAATAATAATTGA
- the metK gene encoding methionine adenosyltransferase, with product MSYLFTSESVSEGHPDKVADQISDALIDHFLAFDKNSKVACETLVTTGQVILAGEVKSQTYLDVQQIAREVINKIGYNKSEYMFDGNSCGVLSAIHEQSPDINQGVDKKNPEEQGAGDQGMMFGYATDETENYMPLALELSHRLLKELAEIRRENTQITYLRPDAKSQVTIEYSDDNVPQRIDTIVISTQHDDFIKPASKSISDKKIAEDAMLKVINNDIKNILIPRVIAKLPNHIQQLFNDKINYHINPTGVFVIGGPHGDTGLTGRKIIVDTYGGKGAHGGGAFSGKDPSKVDRSGAYATRHIAKNMVAAGLCKEVLVQVSYAIGVAEPTSINVNTYGTSKVKMSDGEIGKKIKEIFDMRPYFIEKRFKLRTPIYSETAAYGHMGRTPEIKTVTFTNPMGETVSQEVETFTWEKLDYVDKIKEAFSL from the coding sequence ATGTCATATTTATTTACGTCAGAAAGTGTTTCTGAAGGACATCCTGATAAAGTTGCCGATCAAATAAGTGATGCATTGATTGATCATTTTTTAGCTTTTGATAAAAACAGTAAAGTTGCTTGCGAAACGTTGGTAACAACAGGTCAAGTAATTTTGGCGGGTGAAGTAAAGTCTCAAACTTATTTGGATGTGCAGCAAATTGCAAGAGAGGTTATCAATAAAATTGGCTACAACAAAAGTGAGTATATGTTTGATGGCAATTCTTGTGGCGTTTTATCGGCAATTCACGAGCAATCTCCAGATATCAATCAAGGAGTTGATAAAAAAAATCCAGAAGAACAAGGTGCAGGAGATCAAGGAATGATGTTTGGTTATGCCACTGACGAAACTGAAAATTATATGCCTTTAGCGTTAGAATTATCTCACAGATTGTTGAAAGAATTGGCTGAAATCCGAAGAGAAAATACTCAAATTACGTATTTAAGACCTGATGCAAAAAGTCAAGTTACCATAGAATATTCAGACGATAATGTACCGCAAAGAATTGATACGATTGTAATTTCAACGCAACATGATGATTTTATCAAACCAGCATCAAAAAGTATTTCTGATAAAAAAATCGCTGAGGATGCTATGTTAAAAGTCATCAATAATGACATTAAAAATATATTAATTCCAAGAGTGATTGCAAAGTTGCCCAATCATATTCAACAGTTGTTCAATGATAAAATCAATTATCACATCAATCCAACTGGTGTTTTTGTAATTGGAGGTCCACATGGAGATACAGGATTGACAGGCCGTAAAATTATTGTTGATACTTATGGTGGAAAAGGTGCTCATGGAGGAGGAGCTTTTTCTGGAAAAGATCCTAGTAAAGTAGATCGTTCAGGAGCTTATGCAACAAGACATATTGCTAAAAATATGGTTGCAGCAGGACTGTGTAAAGAAGTTTTAGTACAAGTTTCGTACGCTATTGGTGTTGCAGAGCCTACAAGTATCAATGTAAATACATATGGAACATCCAAAGTGAAAATGTCTGATGGTGAAATTGGAAAAAAAATCAAAGAAATATTTGACATGCGTCCATATTTTATCGAAAAGCGATTTAAATTGAGAACTCCAATTTATTCAGAAACTGCTGCTTACGGTCATATGGGAAGAACTCCTGAAATAAAAACAGTAACATTTACAAATCCAATGGGCGAGACAGTTTCTCAAGAAGTAGAAACCTTTACTTGGGAGAAATTGGATTATGTAGATAAGATTAAAGAAGCTTTTTCTTTGTAG
- the galE gene encoding UDP-glucose 4-epimerase GalE, which translates to MKKILVTGGLGFIGSHTVVELQNEGFEVVIIDDLSNTTINVLDNITSITGKKPIFYQMDTRKKEDLKTLFNSHDIDGIIHFAAYKAVGESMGKPLEYYENNLSSLIYLLQEMRDRNLDNFIFSSSCTVYGQADELPVTEKAPVKAAESVYGNTKQIGEEIIRDASNAHKINCIALRYFNPIGAHPSIKIGELPLGVPQNLIPFITQTAAGIRKELSVFGDDYPTPDGTAVRDYIHVVDLAKAHIAALKRLMEKRNKTTFEYFNIGTGKGSSVLEVINAFEKVNNLKLNYKIVGRREGDVVAAYADTTIANKELNWKTEISLEEALASAWKWQLKQG; encoded by the coding sequence ATGAAAAAAATTTTAGTAACAGGAGGTTTAGGTTTTATTGGATCTCACACAGTCGTAGAATTGCAAAACGAAGGCTTTGAAGTAGTCATTATAGATGATTTATCAAACACAACTATCAATGTTTTAGATAATATTACTTCGATTACTGGTAAAAAGCCTATTTTTTATCAAATGGATACTCGTAAAAAAGAGGATTTAAAAACACTTTTCAATAGCCATGATATTGATGGCATTATCCATTTTGCAGCGTACAAAGCTGTAGGAGAAAGTATGGGCAAACCTTTAGAATACTATGAAAACAACCTAAGTTCGTTGATTTATTTATTACAAGAAATGAGAGATCGTAACTTAGACAACTTTATTTTCTCTTCCTCTTGTACAGTTTATGGTCAGGCAGATGAATTACCAGTTACTGAAAAAGCACCTGTAAAAGCGGCTGAATCTGTGTATGGTAACACCAAACAAATTGGCGAAGAAATCATTAGAGATGCCAGCAATGCGCATAAAATTAATTGTATTGCATTGCGTTATTTCAATCCAATTGGAGCGCATCCAAGTATTAAAATTGGAGAATTACCATTAGGTGTGCCACAAAATTTAATTCCATTTATTACACAAACTGCTGCAGGAATTCGCAAAGAATTGTCTGTTTTTGGAGATGATTACCCAACTCCTGATGGAACAGCTGTAAGAGATTACATTCACGTGGTTGATTTGGCAAAAGCTCACATTGCTGCACTAAAACGCTTGATGGAAAAACGAAACAAAACTACTTTTGAGTACTTTAATATTGGTACTGGAAAAGGAAGTTCGGTATTAGAAGTGATCAACGCTTTTGAAAAAGTAAACAACCTAAAATTAAATTATAAAATCGTTGGCAGACGTGAAGGAGATGTTGTTGCTGCGTATGCAGACACAACTATTGCCAACAAAGAATTGAACTGGAAAACAGAAATCAGCTTAGAAGAAGCCTTAGCTTCTGCTTGGAAATGGCAGTTGAAACAGGGATAG
- a CDS encoding zinc-dependent metalloprotease → MTKKIVLQLLSVAFVFAFSLDATAQRKKKESKDDKKAPVVTPATKPEPKKTGPQPYAKVVTKDMTTDKGLFNVHSKDDTYLFEIPDSLFEREMLMVTRIAKTASEIGFGGGKTNTQVLRWQRKGEQVLLRVVSHDVVADTILPIHEAVVNSNFEPVLFAFPIKAFNKDTTAVVIDATPLLKEDVKPLGFPEGYRTRYRVSRLDNARSYIERVSSYPQNIELRHVKTYIASAPPSNQSVGSISLEMSNSMILLPKVPMKRRYFDERVGWFARGQYDYGLKDQRSKTVTYLDRWRLEVKDEDIEKFKRGELVVPKKQIVYYIDRATPKEWVPYIKQGIEDWQVAFEAAGFKEAIIAKDPPTKEEDPDWSPEDVRYSVVRYLASPIPNANGPHVSDPRSGEILESDINWYHNVMTLLHNWFFIQTAAINEDARGNSFKTEVMGRLIRFVSSHEVGHTLGLPHNMGSSVAYPVDSLRSASFTAKYGTAPSIMDYARFNYIAQPEDKGVALMPNIGIYDKYAIEWGYRPILDKDAKGEKETLDAWILKHAGDPMYRFGHQQASGVVDPSSQTEDLGDDAMKASMYGIKNLKRILPKLEEWTSEKGETYAELSTMYGELLGQFNRYMGHVTANIGGVYEYYKTTDQEGAVYTHVNKAKQQEALKFLIDNLFKTPTWMLDKNIFGKIEFSGSVERVRGLQARNLNNILDAGRMARMIENETLNGTAKAYTLVSMMNDLRAGIWTELYNGAAIDTYRRNLQRAYLDRMNYLLNEAKDQREINNGYAKQSGITVNQSDVKAVVRGELKRIQRDAKAAAAAGNTLTRYHLQDVADRIGMILDPK, encoded by the coding sequence ATGACAAAAAAAATAGTATTGCAGCTGCTTTCAGTTGCATTTGTTTTTGCTTTTTCTTTGGATGCAACTGCACAAAGAAAGAAAAAAGAAAGCAAAGACGACAAAAAAGCCCCTGTAGTTACTCCAGCTACAAAACCTGAACCTAAAAAAACAGGTCCTCAACCTTATGCAAAGGTAGTTACAAAAGACATGACAACTGACAAAGGGTTGTTCAATGTGCATTCTAAAGATGATACTTATTTATTTGAAATTCCAGATTCACTTTTCGAAAGAGAAATGTTGATGGTTACTCGTATCGCAAAAACCGCTAGCGAAATTGGTTTTGGTGGCGGAAAAACTAATACACAAGTATTGCGTTGGCAACGTAAAGGTGAGCAAGTATTATTGAGAGTTGTTTCTCATGATGTAGTTGCTGACACCATTTTACCAATTCATGAAGCTGTTGTAAACTCAAACTTCGAACCTGTTTTATTTGCTTTTCCAATCAAAGCATTCAACAAAGACACTACAGCAGTAGTAATTGATGCAACACCATTATTGAAAGAAGATGTAAAACCATTAGGATTTCCTGAAGGATACAGAACTCGTTACAGAGTATCAAGATTAGACAACGCACGTTCGTATATTGAGCGAGTAAGTAGTTATCCGCAAAACATTGAGTTGAGACATGTAAAAACATACATTGCTTCAGCACCACCATCAAACCAAAGTGTGGGTTCTATCTCTTTAGAGATGAGTAATTCTATGATTTTATTACCAAAAGTACCTATGAAACGTCGTTATTTTGATGAACGCGTTGGATGGTTTGCACGCGGTCAATACGATTATGGATTGAAAGATCAACGTAGTAAAACAGTTACCTATTTAGACAGATGGCGTTTGGAAGTGAAAGATGAAGACATCGAAAAATTCAAAAGAGGTGAATTGGTAGTTCCTAAAAAACAAATTGTATATTATATTGATAGAGCAACTCCAAAAGAATGGGTTCCTTACATCAAACAAGGAATTGAAGATTGGCAAGTAGCATTTGAAGCAGCTGGTTTCAAAGAAGCTATCATCGCAAAAGATCCACCAACGAAAGAAGAAGATCCAGATTGGTCTCCAGAGGACGTACGTTATTCTGTGGTGAGATATTTGGCTTCTCCAATTCCAAATGCAAACGGACCTCACGTAAGTGACCCACGTTCAGGAGAAATTTTAGAATCAGACATCAACTGGTATCACAACGTAATGACATTGTTGCACAATTGGTTTTTTATCCAAACTGCAGCCATCAATGAAGATGCTCGTGGTAACTCATTCAAAACTGAAGTTATGGGACGTTTGATTCGTTTTGTATCATCACACGAAGTAGGTCATACCTTAGGATTGCCTCACAACATGGGAAGTTCAGTGGCATATCCTGTAGATTCTTTGCGTTCAGCATCATTTACAGCAAAATACGGAACCGCACCATCTATCATGGACTATGCGCGTTTTAACTATATAGCACAACCAGAAGATAAAGGAGTTGCATTGATGCCAAACATTGGTATTTATGACAAATACGCTATTGAATGGGGTTATAGACCTATTTTAGACAAAGATGCTAAAGGTGAAAAAGAAACGTTGGATGCTTGGATTTTGAAACATGCAGGAGACCCAATGTATCGTTTTGGACATCAACAAGCATCAGGCGTTGTAGATCCAAGTTCACAAACCGAAGATTTGGGTGATGATGCTATGAAAGCGTCTATGTACGGAATTAAAAACTTGAAACGTATTTTGCCTAAATTAGAAGAATGGACCTCTGAAAAAGGAGAAACGTATGCTGAGTTGAGCACCATGTATGGCGAATTGTTAGGTCAGTTTAACAGATATATGGGACACGTAACTGCCAATATTGGTGGTGTATATGAATACTACAAAACTACAGATCAAGAAGGCGCAGTTTATACACACGTTAACAAAGCAAAACAACAAGAAGCATTGAAATTTTTGATTGATAATTTATTCAAAACTCCTACTTGGATGTTGGATAAAAATATCTTTGGAAAAATTGAGTTTTCAGGTTCAGTAGAAAGAGTAAGAGGCTTGCAAGCACGTAACTTGAACAACATTTTAGATGCAGGAAGAATGGCACGAATGATTGAAAACGAAACACTTAATGGTACAGCAAAAGCCTATACTTTGGTAAGTATGATGAATGATTTAAGAGCAGGTATTTGGACAGAATTGTATAATGGTGCTGCTATTGATACCTACAGAAGAAACTTGCAAAGAGCTTATTTAGATCGTATGAATTATTTATTAAACGAGGCAAAAGACCAACGTGAAATCAATAATGGTTATGCAAAACAAAGTGGTATTACTGTAAATCAATCTGATGTAAAAGCAGTGGTTAGAGGCGAGTTGAAACGCATTCAACGTGATGCAAAAGCAGCTGCAGCAGCTGGCAATACCTTAACAAGATACCATTTGCAAGATGTTGCAGATCGTATTGGAATGATTTTAGATCCAAAGTAG
- a CDS encoding O-acetylhomoserine aminocarboxypropyltransferase/cysteine synthase family protein produces MSTQKIATNALHAGHDVTKNGGTRAVPIYQTTSYVFNNSNHAANLFSLKELGFIYTRLNNPTNQILQDRLAAIEGGIGAVVFASGTAAISTGLLTLLKAGDHIVASSSLYGGTYNLLNVTLPRLGITTTFVDASNPDNFRTAVQDNTRAFFVESLGNPKLDVLDLEAISKEAKTAKVPFIVDNTVATPALLNPIKHGADIVIHSLTKYIGGQGNSLGGAIIDAGTFDWSNGKFPEFTEPSAGYHGLKYYETLGAASYTFKLILEGLRDFGGALSPTNAFNIIQGLETLSVRIKQHSQNALEIAKWLEQQDEVAWVNYPGLESSAYKSLADKYLPNGQSGIVTFGAKGGFEAAKTIADETKLFSLLANIGDTKSLIIHPSSTTHQQLNEEQQKSTGVTTDLIRLSVGIEDVEDLKADLKAAFAKISK; encoded by the coding sequence ATGAGTACACAAAAAATCGCAACAAACGCGTTACACGCAGGACATGATGTAACAAAAAATGGAGGAACAAGGGCTGTGCCTATTTACCAAACAACGTCGTATGTTTTTAATAATTCAAATCATGCTGCAAACCTTTTTTCATTGAAAGAATTAGGGTTTATTTACACACGATTGAACAATCCAACCAATCAAATTTTACAAGACAGATTGGCAGCCATTGAAGGTGGAATTGGCGCTGTTGTTTTTGCATCTGGAACAGCTGCTATTTCAACAGGATTGTTAACTTTACTAAAAGCGGGCGATCACATTGTTGCATCTAGTAGTTTGTATGGAGGAACGTATAATTTACTAAATGTAACTTTACCAAGATTAGGCATAACTACTACGTTTGTTGATGCTTCAAATCCTGATAATTTTAGAACAGCAGTTCAAGATAATACGAGAGCCTTTTTTGTAGAATCTTTGGGAAATCCGAAGTTGGATGTATTGGATTTAGAAGCCATTTCTAAAGAAGCAAAAACAGCAAAAGTTCCTTTTATAGTTGATAATACTGTGGCAACTCCTGCTTTATTAAATCCCATAAAACATGGTGCTGATATTGTAATTCACTCGTTAACAAAATACATTGGTGGTCAAGGAAATTCTTTAGGAGGAGCCATTATTGATGCAGGTACTTTTGATTGGTCTAATGGAAAATTCCCTGAATTTACAGAGCCTTCTGCTGGTTATCATGGGTTGAAATATTATGAAACACTTGGAGCAGCTTCTTATACTTTCAAATTGATTTTAGAAGGATTGCGTGATTTTGGTGGCGCATTGAGTCCAACAAATGCCTTCAATATCATTCAAGGTTTGGAAACACTTTCTGTTAGAATCAAACAACATTCTCAAAATGCCCTAGAAATTGCCAAATGGTTAGAACAACAAGATGAGGTTGCTTGGGTAAATTATCCAGGATTGGAAAGTAGTGCTTACAAATCATTGGCTGATAAATACTTGCCAAATGGACAAAGTGGAATTGTTACTTTTGGTGCAAAAGGCGGATTTGAAGCTGCAAAAACAATTGCTGATGAAACCAAATTATTTTCATTATTGGCAAATATTGGCGATACAAAATCGTTGATTATCCATCCTTCAAGCACAACTCATCAACAATTAAATGAAGAGCAACAAAAAAGTACTGGAGTAACTACTGATTTAATTCGACTTTCTGTTGGTATTGAAGATGTTGAAGATTTAAAAGCCGATTTAAAAGCAGCATTTGCTAAAATATCAAAATAA
- a CDS encoding DegT/DnrJ/EryC1/StrS family aminotransferase, with protein sequence MKKIQMVDLQSQYEKIKDAVDQSIQQVLNTATYINGPLVKEFQEDLEKYLNVKHVIPCANGTDALQIAMMGLDLKPGDEVITADFTFAATVEVIALLQLTPVLVDVDQKTFNIDIEAIKKAITPKTKAIVPVHLFGQVANMEAILEIAKEHNLYVIEDNAQAIGADYTFSDGSKQKAGTIGTVGTTSFFPSKNLGCYGDGGAIFTNDDDLAHKLRGIVNHGMYERYYHDVVGVNSRLDSIQAGVLKIKLPHLDTYCNTRRNAARFYTKALKNHPAIITPTTQSNTTKNCGELCDFCDCHVFHQYTLQITNGKRDALHKHLLDNGIPNAIYYPVALHAQKAYQDERYKEADFPVTNQLVKTVISLPMHTELDEEQLTFITETIIKFLN encoded by the coding sequence ATGAAGAAAATTCAAATGGTTGACTTGCAAAGTCAATACGAAAAAATTAAAGATGCTGTTGATCAATCCATTCAACAGGTACTCAATACTGCCACCTATATCAATGGCCCATTAGTAAAAGAATTTCAAGAAGATTTAGAAAAATACCTGAATGTAAAACACGTCATTCCTTGTGCAAACGGAACAGATGCCTTGCAAATTGCCATGATGGGTTTGGATTTAAAACCTGGTGATGAAGTTATTACAGCCGATTTTACATTTGCAGCAACCGTTGAAGTAATTGCATTACTACAATTAACACCTGTGTTGGTTGATGTGGATCAAAAAACATTCAATATTGATATTGAAGCGATTAAAAAAGCCATTACTCCAAAAACCAAAGCAATTGTTCCTGTGCATTTATTTGGGCAAGTTGCCAATATGGAAGCCATTTTAGAAATTGCCAAAGAGCATAATTTATATGTCATTGAAGACAATGCGCAAGCAATTGGTGCTGATTATACATTTTCTGATGGAAGCAAACAAAAAGCAGGAACTATTGGCACTGTTGGTACAACCTCTTTTTTTCCATCTAAAAACTTAGGTTGTTATGGAGATGGAGGTGCGATTTTTACCAATGATGATGATTTAGCGCACAAATTGCGTGGTATTGTAAATCACGGAATGTACGAACGTTATTACCATGATGTTGTAGGTGTAAATTCGCGATTGGATTCTATTCAAGCAGGCGTTTTAAAAATAAAATTGCCGCATTTAGATACGTATTGTAATACGCGTAGAAACGCAGCTCGTTTTTATACAAAAGCGCTTAAAAATCATCCAGCAATCATAACTCCAACTACACAATCGAACACTACCAAAAACTGTGGTGAATTGTGTGATTTTTGTGATTGCCATGTTTTTCATCAATATACCTTACAAATCACCAATGGAAAACGCGATGCTTTGCACAAACATTTGTTAGATAACGGAATTCCGAATGCCATTTATTATCCTGTTGCTTTGCATGCACAAAAAGCATATCAAGATGAAAGATATAAGGAAGCAGATTTTCCTGTAACCAATCAATTGGTAAAAACAGTCATTTCTTTACCTATGCATACAGAATTGGATGAAGAACAATTGACATTTATCACAGAAACCATCATTAAATTTTTAAATTAA